In the genome of Diaphorobacter sp. HDW4A, the window GTGCGCACGAGCACCACGAAAGTTTCCGTATGAGCGCCGCTCCCTCACCTTCACCGTCGACCTCTTCCTCTCCGGCAGCAGCGCCCAAGTCTGCAGCCGCCACCGCTGCAGTGCACCTGCCTTCGCGTTTTGCGCAGTTCTACGCGCTCACCAAACCACGCGTGGTGCAGCTCATCGTGTTCTGCGCCTTTATCGGCATGGTGCTCGCCGTGCCCGGCATGCCTAGTCTGGGGCAATGGGGCCTGATGGCAATTGCCAGCGCCGGCATCTGGCTAGTGGCCGGAGCGGCAGCAGCCTTCAACTGCATCGTCGAGCAGGGAATCGACGCCAAGATGAAGCGCACCGCCTGGCGCCCCACGGCCAAGGGCGAGCTCTCCAACGTGCAGACGCTGCTGTTCTCGGCGGCGCTGTGCGCCATCGGCTCAGCCATTCTGTACGTGTTGGTCAACCCGCTCACCATGTGGCTCACCTTTGCCACCTTCGTCGGCTATGCGGTGATCTATACCGTGATCCTCAAGCCGCTCACACCGCAGAACATCGTCATTGGCGGCGCATCGGGCGCCATGCCGCCCGTGCTCGGCTGGGCTGCCATGACCGACCACGTCGGCCCCGAGGCACTGATCCTGTTTCTCATCATTTTCCTGTGGACCCCGCCGCACTTCTGGGCCTTGGCGCTCTACCGCGTCGAGGACTACCGCAAGTCCGGTCTGCCGATGCTGCCCGTCACCCACGGCAACGAGTTCACTCGGCTGCAGGTGTTTCTCTACACCATCATTCTGTTCGCAGGCTGTCTGATGCCGTTTGTCTACGGCATGAGCTCGTGGATCTATCTGGCAGCGGCCGTGGTGCTGAGCATTGGCTTCTGCTGGTACGGCTTCAAGCTCTGGCGTAACTATTCCGATGCGCTCGCGCGCAAGACCTTCCGTTTCTCCCTGATCCACCTGAGCGCACTGTTCGCAGCGTTGCTGGTCGATCACTATGTTCTGTGAGAAAAATGAATGATTCCCAAGCGTATGTACAACGACAAGCGTGATGCCCTGAAACGACTCGCCCGCTGGGGCTCAGCCGCCGCTTCGCTCGCCCTGCTGGCGGCGTGCTCGCCATCCACTCCTTCGGCGCCCAAGTTCCAGGGCATCGACGTGACTGGCGCGGAATACGCCAAGGACTTTCCACTTGCCGACCAGAACGGTAAGCCGCGAAATATCAAGGACTTCGCGGGCAAGGTGGTTGTGGTGTTCTTCGGCTATACCCAATGCCCCGACGTCTGCCCCACGACGATGAGCGAACTCGCCGAGGTCAAGCGCTCGCTAGGTGCAGATGGCGACAAGCTGCAGGGCGTCTTCATCACCGTCGATCCTGAGCGTGATACGCCGGAAGTGCTCAAGGCTTACATGGCGAATTTCGATCCGACCTTTGTGGGGTTGATTCCGTCGCTGGAGCAGCTTCCTGCGCTCACGAAGGATTTCAAGATCTACTACAAGAAGGTGGATGGGAAGACGGCTACGAGCTATACGATGGACCATTCGGCGGGTAGCTTCATTTATGACCCTAAGGGAAATCTCCGGGTTTATTCTCGGTATGGGTCTGGGGCTCAGGCGCTTTTTTCTGATGTGAAGGCTTTGATTTCTGGTTGATTTCTGGTTGATTTATTGGTCTCTGCTGTTGGGTTGAGAGCGGAGGCCGGGAGTTCCGCCCGGCGGCGGAGTCACTTTTTGCTTGCGCGCAAAAAGTAACCCAAAACGCGCTTTTCAATACCCGCGGCAGAACTCGCTTTGCGCTGCGCGCGCCGCTCGGACAACCGCCGCGAGTCAGAGGTTTCATAAGAGGAATGTTCGGCACATCGCTTCGCTCGTGGCGCGCATCTCGCGACTTCGCGAGATGTCGGTGTGCTGGTGTTGTGAGATTTGATTTGCTTGCTGCTAACCCGAGCATCCTTGCTCAAAAAAGCAGTGGACATGTACCTCTTAACCCAACTCCATAAACGTCCCGGCACGAGCGAAGCGATGTGCCGCAAACATCTCTTCCAGACTGATTTCCGGCGGTTGTCCGAGCAGAGTGACGAAGGAACGCCGCGAGTTCCGCCGGAGGTATTGAAAAGCGCGTTTTTGATTACTTTTTGCGCGCGAGCAAAAAGTGATTGCCCCGCCGGGGGCAGTCCCGGCCTCCGTAAGCAACCACCCCACAGAACCAAAAAGCGGCAAAAGGTCCGCCAAACCTTACTCAGCCCGTATCCCCTGATCCTTGATGATCTTCCCCATCACAGCAGTATCGGCTTTGATCCGATTGGCCAACCCCTCAGGTGAAGACCCCACCGCCTGCCACCCCTGCTGAAACATCTTCGCTCGCACCTCGGGCGACCGAGCAATCTCGATCAACGCATTCGACAGCCGAGCCCGCAGATTCGCAGGCATCGTCGCCGGCGCAGCAAAAGCGTTCCACATTTCCAGATTCAGATTCGGCACACCTGCCTCGGCAAGGCTTGGCACATCCGGTGCCAGCGTGCTGCGTCCCCCAGCCGTCACGCCGATCAGGCGCAGTTTGCCGGCCTTTTCCTGTGCGAGCGCCAAGGCCGGTGGCAGCAGGGCCATCTGCAGCTGGCCGCCGAGCATCGCCTGTGCGACTTGTGGGTAGCCGGGGTAGGGCACGTGCACAGGCGCGATGCCGGTGCGTGCCTTCATCAGCTCTGTGCCGATGTGGCCCACAGTGCCCACGCCGGGTGTGCCGTAGCTCCACTTGTCGCCTGACTTCTTGGCGGCGGCGAGGAACGCGCGCGCGTCCGTGCCGTCGGGTGCGTCAGGCAGATGCACTGGGGCGGTCAGCACCAGTGGCGATACGCCTACCAGCGTGAGCGGCGCCAGATCCTTCTGCGGGTTGTACGGAACGCGCTTGTTGATCAGATTGGCGATGGTCAGATTGCCGTTGATGAACAGGCCGATGGTGTGATCGTCGCGCGACTTGGCGATGTAGTCGGCTGCGATGTTGCCGCCCGCGCCGACCTTGTTTTCCACGATCACCGGATGGCCGAGCGCCTTGGACAGCGGCTCGGCAAAGGTGCGCGCCGTCAGGTCGGGCGAGGAGCCGCCGGGAAAGCCGACAACGATGCGCAGCGGCTTGTTCGGCCATCCGGGTGTGGAGTCGGTGGAGGCCGCGGTAGTAGTAGCTGAAAACGCTGAGTTGGACAGGGCTGCCAGCGCAAGCATCGCTGCCGTCAAATTCAGAATGCTGCGGCGGGCCATCGGGAAGTGGGACATGGAGATGGAATCTTTCTTGTCTTCATCTGCACCAAAAACAAAAGCGCGCAGGCCCTGAACGGATCTGCGCGCTTGCAATTATCGCCCTCATGCCAGTGAGCGGAGGAGGGCAAGGAGGCTCAGGCGTACTCGGCCAGAGCTTTCTTCATCTTCTTCATCGCGGCCACTTCGATCTGGCGGATGCGTTCGGCGCTCACGCCGTAGACGGCGGCCAGATCATGCAGCGTCATGCCGCCTGAACCATCATCGTTCACCTTCAGCCAGCGCTCTTCCACAATACGGCGGCTGCGTTCGTCGAGGCTCTCCAGCGCGGTGGCGATGCCATCGCTGGCAAGGCGGTCACGCTGATGGTTCTCGAGCATGGCCGTGGGCTCGTGGCTCGCGTCCGACAGATAGGCGATCGGGCCAAAGGCCTGCTCGCCGTCGTCGCTCGGAGCCGGATCGAGCAGCACATCGCCACCCGAGAGCCGGGTTTCCATCTCGATCACTTCTTCGCGCTTGACATTCAGCTGTGCCGCCACCATATCGATTTCATGGTCGGACAACGTGTCACGCACGACGGCAGCATCGTCCATGGCAGCATCGGCCTTGAAACCCTGCTTCATCGAGCGCAGATTGAAGAATAGCTTGCGCTGGGCCTTGGTGGTCGCCACCTTGACCATGCGCCAGTTCTTCAAAATGTATTCGTGGATTTCGGCCTTGATCCAGTGCATGGCGTAGGACACCAGGCGCACACCCTGATCGGGGTCGAAACGCTTGACGGCCTTCATCAGACCGACGTTGCCTTCCTGGATCAGGTCGCCATGCGGCAGCCCGTACCCGAGGTATTGGCGCGAGATCGAAACCACCAGACGCAGGTGCGAGAGCACCAGACGGCCAGCGGAGTCCACATCGCTATCATTCTTGAGGCGCCGGGCATACGTCTGCTCTTCCTCGGCGGTCAGCAGAGGCAGGCGGTTCACGGCGGAAATATAAGCGTCCAGATTCCCCAGCGGCGGAACCAGTGCCCAAGGGTTAGCGGGCGCCAGAGACGTCGAGGTGGATGCAGCTTGCAGGTTCATTAGAGACATCCTTTCATCACCATTTCGGTTCATATTAGCACTCTGTTGGAGTGAGTGCTAAGGCGTAAGTTCCCAACTTTTTTACTTGGGTATGAATTTTCTGATTGCAATAGCGAAAAGAGCATTCTGATCAAGCATTTATCAAGGAAACATCACTGCTTTTCGAGGTGTTGTTCACCCATGTCAGCCCTTGAAATACGAAAACCTGTGGGGTTTTCGGCGGATTCGGGATTGTGAGGTGGGAGCCTGCTGAGCGGGGTCGTTGAACTTTGACTGAGAGTGTCGGAAAAGTTCGCGTTTTCTTTTCCCTTTTTCCATGGTGACAGCCTTCTGCCATTGCATGTCGGCACTTCAGAATTCACCGCTACGGGATCGGAGATCCCTCACGTTGTTGTTTTCACATGCAAGCGATTCGACTGGCAGCGATGCAGTGCCTTGTAGTGTTCCACCGGCCGCCCGCTGGCACTGTAGGCGATGGACTCGATGCGCAGCAGCGGCTCGTGGTCCGTGAGTTCCAGCAGGATGCGAGTGTCAGAGTCGGGCAGCACGGCGTCGATCCAGCGCTCGGCGCGGACGATGCGCAGGCCGTATTGGCGCTTGAGCACATCGTAGAGCGAGCGGTTTTCGAGGCGTGCGCGCTGCAGTCCGGGGGCAAGGTCGGCGGGGATGGTGGTTTCGACCAGGAGGCGCAATTCGCCGTCCACGCTGCGCAGGCGCTTGAGGGCGATGACGTTGTCGCCCTCGTTGAGTTCGAGGGCGCGGGCCTCCTGCAAAGTGGGCGCGCGCAGGGTCTGCTCCAGCACTTGGGTGCGCACGGTCAGGCCCTTGCGGGCCATTTCGTCGGAGAAACCGAGCACGGTGGAGACGAAATCCTCATCGCGTTCGCGGGCGGCGACGAAGGCGCCCTGACCTCGTATCTTGTAGATGAGGCCGCTGCGTACCAGTTCGGCCAGCGCTTCGCGCACGACGATGCGCGAGATGCCGAACTGTTCGCCGAACTCGGCTTCGGTGGGCAGCTTGGCGTCGGTGGCCCAGACGCCGCCGAGGATGTTGGCGCGCACCACGTCGCGAAACTGTATCCACAGGGGGGTGCTGGCGTTGCGGTCCAGTGCGGGAGACTGCTGTATGGGTTGTGTTTCGATTTCGGCGGTCATGTCGGCACGGAGGGTGAAAATGCAGGTTGGTGAGCGGTGGCGTGTGCGGCAACGGATGCGGCAGGCAACTGGCTGGGCAGGTTGGCTGCGGATGCGCTCGTCGCGGGCGCTTCTGCAGCTTCCAGCTCCACCCCGTGGCGTTCCTGCAGCAGGCGGCGGCAGGCCGTCAGCTCGCTTTGGGCACGCTCGGGGCTCCAGTCCAGCGCCTTGGCGGCAATCGTCGCCAGCTCGGTCAGCAGGGCCGCGTTCATACGTCCACCAATGGCCAGCACCGTACGCCGCAGCACCAGATCGTCCAGATGCACCACGCCGCTCACATGGCAAAGATACCGCACTTCGCCGCTGGAGTAGTCGGGCGCGTGAATCAGCGGGCGGTCGTCGTGCGATGCGTGTAGGCTGCGAGCGACTTCGTTGGCGCGCGTGCCATAGCGCGAGAGCAGGGTTTGCGCGCGTGCCTGGCTGATATGGTGTTGCTGCGCGAGCGCGATGGCGAGCTGGTGCTTGGCCGTCACATCGGTCGGGAGGTGGGCTCCGCCGCCGATGGGAAGCGCCTCGGTGGACTGCACGCGGGGTCGGGCGAGGGCCTGCAGGACCTGGTCCGATGCGGACTCGGCGAGCGCGCGGAAGGTGGTCCATTTGCCGCCGACGAGGCAGATCATTGGCACTTGACGCGTGGCGTTCGGCGGCTCGGTGACGACGCTGTGCTCGCGCGAGATCTGGCCGGGCTGGTCGGCGGGTGCGCGGGCGAGCGGGCGCACACCGACGTAGGTGTAGAGCACTTGCTCGCGATGGAAGCTCTGGCGAGGGAAGACCTCGTGCAGCACGTCGAGCAGGTAGTCGATTTCCGCGGGCTCTGTGGTGGCGGTGTCAGGGTCGTCGACGGGAATGTCGGTGGAGCCGACGAGCACCCGGTCCATGAACGGAAAGACGATGCATACGCGGCCATCGGCGGCCTCGAAATAGACCATGCGACCGTTGAGCTGGCGATGCAGCTGGGGATGGTCGAGGATCAGATGCGAGCCCTTGGTACCCATCACGCGTTCGGTCGCGCCGCCCAGCATGTTGGCGCTGTGGTCGAGCCACGCACCCGTCGCGTTGACGATGCTGTCGGCGCTCACTTCGGCTGTCTCTCCTGTGATTTCGTCGCGCAGCTGAACGCGGTTGCCGCTGCAGCCTGTGGCGCGGCAGTAGGTGGCGGCGATGCTGGCACGGTGATGTACGTGGGCATCGGCGATGAGTTCGTGGATCAGCCATTCGGGGTGGCTGATCCACGCATCGAAATACGCCGCCGTCCAGCGCACGCCATCGCGCAGCAGCGCCTTGTCGGCGGGGCTCACGCGGTCAATGCGGTGGTGGGGCATCACGCGTTGCTTGCTGCCCAGCAGGTCATACAGACGCAGGCCGAGCGACACCACGAACAGCCCGCGCTGCGACTTGCCCGCACCCGATGCGCCGACGAAGCGCAGTGCCCCATCCATCAGCCCGCCCAGACGCTGCGACAGCGGCACCACGGTCTTGAGTGGATGCACCAGATGCGGCGCGTTGCGCAGCAGCAGATTGCGCTCGCGCGTGGCCTCGGCCACCAGCGCGAACGAGCCGTGCTCGAGATAGCGCAGGCCGCCGTGGATCATGCGCGAGGGCGCGCTGCTCGCGCCGCTGGCGATGTCGCCCTTGTCGATGACGAGGCAATCGAGGCCCTGCAGGCTCAGGTCGCGGAACACGCCCACGCCGTTGATGCCGGCGCCGACGATGACCGTCGAGAAATGTCGGCCATGCAGTGCGGCCGGGCGGGTGTACGCGGTGGACTTGGTGCCGGTTGCTGGATTCATTGGTGGGCCCTGTACAGATGTGCGAAGGCGGGTGTGAGCGAGTGCATGAGCTCGGCGTAGTCCGCCAGAAAACGGGCGTGGGCGGTGGCCTGCAGCGGATCGGGTGTGATCGTGCTGCAGCGCGCGAGCAGTGGCGCCGTCGGCGCGCCTTGCGACTGCGCCGCATAGAGGGCTGCGCCGCGCGCGCCGGTCTCGTCATCGCCACAGCGCTGCACCGGATGACCGAGCAGCGATGCCAGCAGCTGCACCATGCGTGCATCGCGTGCGCCGCCGCCAAGTGCGGCTACGCGTGCCGGTGATCCGAGGCCGCAGGCGGCCAGATGTTGCAGATGCACGCTGTGCTGAGAGAGCACCGCGTCCACCACCGCGCGCGCCATGTGCGTCCGCTCGTGGTGGCTGGACAGGCCGATGAAGCCCGCCTTGGCATGCGCGGGCGAACCACCGCCGTTGATGAAGGGGGCGAAGCGCAGTCCGTCCGCGCCGAGCGGCACGCTCATCGCGCATTCCACGACGGCCGCAGCGCTCTCGAACTGCAGCGTGCGCGCCAGCCACGCGACGTTGGCCATCGACGAGGGGCTGTTCTCCAGATAAAGACGCTGATCGGGCGGCCCGAAGCGCACGATGGCGCCTACTTGCGGCTTGGGCTCGCGCACCGGCGCGATCACGGCATTCACGCACCAGGTACCAAGCACGGCCACGGCTTGCCCGACGGCGGCTGCGCCCACCGCATGCAGCGAGGCCAGCAGGTCGATGGCGCCTGCAGCCACCGGAATGCCTGCTGGCAGCCCGCACTGTGCTGCAGCATCAGGCGTGAGTCGGCCGATCTGCGTGCCGCTGTCGACGAGCGGCGGCAGGGCTGACTGCAGTCCCGGCAGACCGACCACCTCGAAGGCCAGTTCACTGGGGCGCCCCGTGGTCAGTGACAGCAGGCCGGCGGTGCTGACGTCGCTCGCATCGGTGACGAGCACGCCAGTGAGCAGCCAGGTCAGGTAGTCCTTGGCGCAGACGAGGTGCGCAATCTGCGGCAGATCGATGTCGCCGCGTGCGACCAGCTCGGCCAGCACCTGCGTGGGCTGTCCGGACCAGGGCTGGCAACCCACGGCCTCGTAGAGCGCCGCACCCTGCTGCTGCGCGAGTTGCGCCGCGCGGTGGGATGCGCGCTGGTCCGTCGATGCCACCGCAAGCCCGCGCAGCAGTGCGCCGTGGGCATCGAGCGCATACAGCCCGGCTCCATGCCCGGTGCAGGCGATGGCACCGATCTGCCGCACGCGCTGCTCACCCAGTTGCTGCGCGATGCTGGCCAGCGCCTGCATCAGCGCGTCGTGGATGCACTGTGCCGTCAGCTCGCAGCCACCGCCGCTGCTGCGCCGGTGCGTGAGCGCATCCCCTGCGACTGCCAGACTTGCGCCACTCCCCGCGTCGAAAGCCACC includes:
- the cyoE gene encoding heme o synthase; protein product: MSAAPSPSPSTSSSPAAAPKSAAATAAVHLPSRFAQFYALTKPRVVQLIVFCAFIGMVLAVPGMPSLGQWGLMAIASAGIWLVAGAAAAFNCIVEQGIDAKMKRTAWRPTAKGELSNVQTLLFSAALCAIGSAILYVLVNPLTMWLTFATFVGYAVIYTVILKPLTPQNIVIGGASGAMPPVLGWAAMTDHVGPEALILFLIIFLWTPPHFWALALYRVEDYRKSGLPMLPVTHGNEFTRLQVFLYTIILFAGCLMPFVYGMSSWIYLAAAVVLSIGFCWYGFKLWRNYSDALARKTFRFSLIHLSALFAALLVDHYVL
- a CDS encoding SCO family protein, translated to MIPKRMYNDKRDALKRLARWGSAAASLALLAACSPSTPSAPKFQGIDVTGAEYAKDFPLADQNGKPRNIKDFAGKVVVVFFGYTQCPDVCPTTMSELAEVKRSLGADGDKLQGVFITVDPERDTPEVLKAYMANFDPTFVGLIPSLEQLPALTKDFKIYYKKVDGKTATSYTMDHSAGSFIYDPKGNLRVYSRYGSGAQALFSDVKALISG
- a CDS encoding tripartite tricarboxylate transporter substrate binding protein → MSHFPMARRSILNLTAAMLALAALSNSAFSATTTAASTDSTPGWPNKPLRIVVGFPGGSSPDLTARTFAEPLSKALGHPVIVENKVGAGGNIAADYIAKSRDDHTIGLFINGNLTIANLINKRVPYNPQKDLAPLTLVGVSPLVLTAPVHLPDAPDGTDARAFLAAAKKSGDKWSYGTPGVGTVGHIGTELMKARTGIAPVHVPYPGYPQVAQAMLGGQLQMALLPPALALAQEKAGKLRLIGVTAGGRSTLAPDVPSLAEAGVPNLNLEMWNAFAAPATMPANLRARLSNALIEIARSPEVRAKMFQQGWQAVGSSPEGLANRIKADTAVMGKIIKDQGIRAE
- the rpoH gene encoding RNA polymerase sigma factor RpoH translates to MNLQAASTSTSLAPANPWALVPPLGNLDAYISAVNRLPLLTAEEEQTYARRLKNDSDVDSAGRLVLSHLRLVVSISRQYLGYGLPHGDLIQEGNVGLMKAVKRFDPDQGVRLVSYAMHWIKAEIHEYILKNWRMVKVATTKAQRKLFFNLRSMKQGFKADAAMDDAAVVRDTLSDHEIDMVAAQLNVKREEVIEMETRLSGGDVLLDPAPSDDGEQAFGPIAYLSDASHEPTAMLENHQRDRLASDGIATALESLDERSRRIVEERWLKVNDDGSGGMTLHDLAAVYGVSAERIRQIEVAAMKKMKKALAEYA
- a CDS encoding GntR family transcriptional regulator, whose amino-acid sequence is MTAEIETQPIQQSPALDRNASTPLWIQFRDVVRANILGGVWATDAKLPTEAEFGEQFGISRIVVREALAELVRSGLIYKIRGQGAFVAARERDEDFVSTVLGFSDEMARKGLTVRTQVLEQTLRAPTLQEARALELNEGDNVIALKRLRSVDGELRLLVETTIPADLAPGLQRARLENRSLYDVLKRQYGLRIVRAERWIDAVLPDSDTRILLELTDHEPLLRIESIAYSASGRPVEHYKALHRCQSNRLHVKTTT
- a CDS encoding glycerol-3-phosphate dehydrogenase/oxidase; this encodes MNPATGTKSTAYTRPAALHGRHFSTVIVGAGINGVGVFRDLSLQGLDCLVIDKGDIASGASSAPSRMIHGGLRYLEHGSFALVAEATRERNLLLRNAPHLVHPLKTVVPLSQRLGGLMDGALRFVGASGAGKSQRGLFVVSLGLRLYDLLGSKQRVMPHHRIDRVSPADKALLRDGVRWTAAYFDAWISHPEWLIHELIADAHVHHRASIAATYCRATGCSGNRVQLRDEITGETAEVSADSIVNATGAWLDHSANMLGGATERVMGTKGSHLILDHPQLHRQLNGRMVYFEAADGRVCIVFPFMDRVLVGSTDIPVDDPDTATTEPAEIDYLLDVLHEVFPRQSFHREQVLYTYVGVRPLARAPADQPGQISREHSVVTEPPNATRQVPMICLVGGKWTTFRALAESASDQVLQALARPRVQSTEALPIGGGAHLPTDVTAKHQLAIALAQQHHISQARAQTLLSRYGTRANEVARSLHASHDDRPLIHAPDYSSGEVRYLCHVSGVVHLDDLVLRRTVLAIGGRMNAALLTELATIAAKALDWSPERAQSELTACRRLLQERHGVELEAAEAPATSASAANLPSQLPAASVAAHATAHQPAFSPSVPT
- a CDS encoding FGGY family carbohydrate kinase — its product is MKTNIFIGIDMGSTGLKAVAFDAGSGASLAVAGDALTHRRSSGGGCELTAQCIHDALMQALASIAQQLGEQRVRQIGAIACTGHGAGLYALDAHGALLRGLAVASTDQRASHRAAQLAQQQGAALYEAVGCQPWSGQPTQVLAELVARGDIDLPQIAHLVCAKDYLTWLLTGVLVTDASDVSTAGLLSLTTGRPSELAFEVVGLPGLQSALPPLVDSGTQIGRLTPDAAAQCGLPAGIPVAAGAIDLLASLHAVGAAAVGQAVAVLGTWCVNAVIAPVREPKPQVGAIVRFGPPDQRLYLENSPSSMANVAWLARTLQFESAAAVVECAMSVPLGADGLRFAPFINGGGSPAHAKAGFIGLSSHHERTHMARAVVDAVLSQHSVHLQHLAACGLGSPARVAALGGGARDARMVQLLASLLGHPVQRCGDDETGARGAALYAAQSQGAPTAPLLARCSTITPDPLQATAHARFLADYAELMHSLTPAFAHLYRAHQ